CTCGCCCATGGCCCGCGCGCGTTGCCGCAGGGCGTGGTGGTGCAGCAACTCGGGCGCGTTGCCATCGATGCCGAGACGCCCTCGTGGCCGCGGCCGCGCGTGGCGCCGCCGGCGTGCTCTTCATCACCCAGGCCGCCGACCTGGTTCGGTGGGACGCGCTTAAGGGCAACAACACCGTGCGTCGCGAACTCGAGCCGCCGGTGCCCTCCGCTTACGCCGCCGCGACCATCACCTCGGTGTTGCTCACGCCGCCGGTCACCACGGCGCTGCTCGAGGGCGAGCTGGTCACTGGTCCGCAGGCGGTTCGCATTGGCGAGCCGGCGGCCTTTCCGGCTTCGTTCCAGCTGAAGAAGACGGCGCGGCTGCATGTGCCGGTCTCGGCCCCCACGGTCTATCGCCCCTACAACGTGGTCGCCATTCTTGAGGGCAGCGATCCGACGCTGAAGGACGAAGCCGTCACCGTGTTTGCGCACCTCGACGGCGCGGTCGGGTCGCGCGAGATTGCCGGCGACGCGATTTACAACTCGGCCGACGACAACGCCTCGGGCAGCGCGGCGATGCTGAACATCGCGGAGCAGATGGTGGCGGCGCCTCGTCCGAAGCGGACGATCGTGTTCGTGTGGGACAGCGGTGAAGAGCAGGGGCTGTGGGGCACGCGCTGGTTCGTGCATAGCCCGCCGGTGCCGCTGGCGCGGGTGGTCGCGCACTTCAACATCGACATGATCGGCGCCAGCCGGCGGCCCGGGTCCGCCGATGAAGCATCGAACCTGGTCACCGAGCGCAACGAGGTGTTCGTGATCGGTCCACAGGCCCTGAGCCGGCAGGCCAGCGTGCTGTTGGACCGCGTCAACGAGTCGTACTTGAAGTTGAAGTACAACCGCCAATACGACACGTCCGACAGCGAGTTCTTCTACCCGCGCACCGATGCCGGGCCGTTCCTCGAACGCGGCATCCTGACGATTGGCTTCACCACCGGCATCCACAACCGTTACCATCTGCCCGCGGATGAGGCGCGCGCGCTCGACCCGGTGCAGGTCCACGTCATTGCCCGAACGGTGCTGGCCAGTATCTGGATGGTGGGCGACGCCGCTGAGCGGCCGGGCATCGATCAGCCGATTCCGCGCACGGTGCCGCGCTTCCAGTAGAGGATTCCTGCCCATGACCATGAAACCTCTGGCGATTGCGGCGGCGGTATTGGCGGGACTCGCCGTGGCGCCCGCCATGCGCGCGCAGGCCGTGCTTGACGGTCCCTCCTTCGCCCAGGCTACGGAGGGCGGGCCCGTCGGTCCGAGCCCCTACGACGTTGTTCGCGGATGGCAAAAGCCGTTTGCCGCGCCCGGTTACGCCTTCGGGGGCAACTCCGGCGTCTTTGCCGAGTCACCGGATCGCATCTTCATCGCGCAGCGCGGCGAGTTCCGGCTGCCCGATCCAGTGCCTCCCGCGTATGCCGGCTTCGCTGGTTCGCTCAAGATGAACGTACTGAGCCTGGTCGATCGCCGCGAGTGGCGTAACTGCCTCTACACGCTCGACCGCGACGGCAACGTCAAGGAGCGCTGGACGCAGTGGGATTACCTGTGCGAGGGCTCGGGCGGCCCCGGGCCGCATCGCATTCGCATCAGCCCGTACGACAAGGAACGGCGCGTGTGGGTGATCAACGAGACCTTCCACCAGATTTATGTCTTCACCAACGATGGCAAGAAGCTCCTGCGCATTCTGGGTGAGAAGAACGTGCCCGGCGCCGGCGAACGGCATTTCGCCAATCCGCAGGATGTCGCGTTCCTGCCCGACGGCCGGGTGCTCGTGGCTGACGGCCTCGACAACCACCGCGTGATGATCCTCGACCGCGACCTGAACTACCTGGGCGAATTCGGCGGCAACGGCAAGGGGCCGGGCCAGTTCAACGGCGTGCACGCCGTGGCGACTGGCCCCGGCAACCGCATTTTCGCCCTCGATCGATCCGGCGGCCGCATCAACGTGTTCAGGACGACCGCCGATCCGAAGACGGTCGAGTTCGTCACCGCCTTCCCGGGCTTCTCGCTGCCGCTCGACCTGATCGTCAACGACGACAGCCTGTGGGTGACCGACCTCAAGCCGCTGCGCTTCGTGAAGCTCGACTTCGAAGGCAATCGCCTCTATACGTGGCTGGTCCCGCCCGATCTGCCGGATGGCTATCTCGAGGTGCACGCATTCTCGGTGGATTCAGCCGGCAACCTCTACGGTGGCGACAACCAGTACGGACGCACGCAGAAGTTCGTGCCCAAGCCGGGCGCGGATCCGACGCAGTTGATCCGCGCGCCGTGGGTGGCTCGGTAAGGCGACGGCCACCAACCACCGGTGCGACGATTAGCCGCACCTCGTCCGCGAGTGCTCCACTCCATACTCGGATCCTGAGTTTGGAAAAGGAGCGTTCATGTCCCTCGTTCGTTACGTTACGGTTCCCTTCGTCGTGCTTCTGTTCGTCGGCCTCGCGGTGTTGACAGAGGCGGCGCAGCCGTCGGGTACGATCGCCGGAACCATCACCGGACCAGACGGCGCCCGCCTGCCAGGCGTGACCGTGGTCGTCGCCGGTCCCCCGGGGGAAACCCTGGTCGTCAGCGGCGACCATGGCGGGTATCTCGTTACCGGCCTGCCGCCGGGCACCTACACCGTGCGGGCGCAGCTGCCGGGGTTTCGCGATTCGGAAGTGTCGTCCATCCAACTGACCGGTGGCAGAGCCACAGTTGACCTGCGCCTGACGCTGGCCGCCTTGCAGGAGGCCGTCAAGGTCACCGGCACGGCACCGGCCGACAGCCTCGAAGCGGCTCGCATCAACGAAAGCGGCGCGCGCGACGTGGGTGACGCGCTCACGACGGTGGCCGGAATCTGGAAAATCCGCAAGGCCGCCATTGCGAACGATCTCGTCCTGCGCGGTTACCAGGGCGACAATGTCAGCGTGCTCATCGACGGCATGCGCCTGTACGGCGCGTGTCCCGGGCACATGGATCGCACCGCCTTCCATGTGGACTTTGCCGAGGTCGAGCGGGTGGACGTCGCGAAGGGGCCCTTCGACCTTCGCAACCAGGGCAGCCTCGGCGGCGCGGTGAACATTGTCACCAAGCGCCCGGACCAGGGCTTCCACGCCACGCCCGGCCTCACCGCCGGTTCGTATGGGTACTTCAATCCGTCGGTGACGGCGTCCGCCGGCAACAAGCGGATCGCCGTGCTGGGCGGCTACTCGTTCCGGTCGTCAGACGCCTACACCGACGGCAACGGCGAGTCGATGCTGGCCGTCACCAACTATCGCCCGGGCGCCTACGACGAGAAGGCGTTCTCGATCGACACCGGCTGGGCCCGCGTCGACGTCGCGCCCGCGGACGGACAGGCCGGGCAGCTGTCGTACACGGCGCAGCGCGCCGACCTCATCCTCTATCCCTACCTGAAGATGGATGCGATCTACGACAACGCCGACCGCGTGAACGCCGGCTACGACTTCACCACTGGCGTGGGCAGGCTGGCGGGCATTCGCGCGCAGGGCTACTTCAGCCAGGTGAAGCACTTCATGACCGACCAGTTCCGCACGTCGGCGCCCGTGTCGGCCGCGCGTCCCTACAGCATGGGCACCCTGGCGCGAACCGAGACGATTGGCGGCAAGGTGGAAGCGACGTGGACCAACGGCTTTGCCGGCGTCGAGGTCTACACCCGCTTCTGGGGCACGGAGGGGGCCGCGATGATGAGCCAGTACCAGCCCACCTACGCGCTGCCCGACGTCACGACCGACGCCGTCGGCGTCTATCTCGAGCATGCAATCCTGCCGTCGGCGGCCTGGCGGCTCGATCTGGGTGCTCGCTACGACCATGCCTCCAGTGCCGCGGATACGGCCAAGGCCAACACCGATCTCTACTACGCGTATCACGACACGCGCGCCCTCGATGCCACGGACGCTGCGCCGTCGGCCAAGGCGCGGCTCACCTGGCAGCCATCCACCGATCTCACGCTGAGTGGCGGCATCGGTCTGACGGCCCGGGTGCCCGACGCCCAGGAACGCTTCTACTCGGTGGCGAGCATGGGCGCCGACTGGGTGGGGAACCCCGGGCTGGCCACGACCAGTAATGTCGGGCTCGACGCCACGGTGTCCTACAAGCGGCCCCGTGTGTCGCTGAACGCCTCGGCGTACCGGGACGACCTGAGCGACTTTGTCGCCGTCTACTCGCAATCGCGCGTCCACATGCCGGCGATGACAGTGCCCGGCATGGGAATGGGGATGCCCACGGTCAACACCAAGGCGCGGTCGTTTGCCAACGTTGACGCGACCATGACCGGGGCCGAGATCGAGGGCGTGGTGTCGCTTACCGAACGCGTGTTCGTGTCCGGGGATGTGTCAGGGGTCCGGGGTCGCCAGGACGCAAGGCCGGAGTTCGGCATCGCCAGCGCCAACCTGGCGGAGATCCCGCCCATGCGGTCGCGCCTGTCGCTGCGCTACGACGCGCGCAAGCCCCGCGGCGGCTACTTCCTGGAGGCGGAGGGCGTGTATTCGGCGGCCCAGGACCACGTGAACGCCGATGTCCAGGAGTCCACGACTCCCGGATACTTCGTCGGCAACGCCCGAGCCGGCGTGCAGATGAGGGCGGCGCAACTCACGCTGGGAATTGCCAACATCTTCGACCGGGCCTACGTCGAGCACCTGTCGTATCAGCGCGATCCCTATCGCTCGGGCGTCCGCGTCTACGAACCCGGCCGGAACATCTACGCGCTGATGAACGTACGGTTCTAGCGGCGCGCCGCCATCGCAGAGGTTGACGCAGGCGAGCACTTAACGTTTACTCATGATCATGGTGACCAAGAAGCGCTTGTTGATGACCTTGCTGCTGGCCGTGCTTACGGTCGAGGCGGCGCCGTTGTTCGCCCAGGAGCAGGTGACGGTTGTTCGGCGCAGCGGCGAAAGCGTGTCGGGGCGGTTCGAGGATTGGGTGCGCCAGACCGACACGGTCTACGTGCGCGTGACGCCGAATGATCAGCGACAATTCCGAATGGGTGACGTGCTGCTCATCGACGTGGGCGGCACCGGCACCAACCTGCCCGCCAACGAAACGCAAGCCGCGCAAGGGGCCGAGCACATCCTCGTGACGCGCCGCGGCGACGTGATGACGGGCCGGCTCGTCAGCATCGAGGGCGGCGAGGGCTCCGCCCACTCGACTGAGCCGCGTCGTGTCTCGTTTACGGCCGGTGGTGGCGAGCAGCGGCTCCTCTTGTCCGAGGTGGCGCGCATCTACCTGGGCAACTACCGACGTCCGACGGCGGCGGCGACCGAGCCGGCACCGGCCGCGCCCAACACGGCTGTGCCCGAGGGCAGCATTCGCGTGCCGGCGAACCAGCAGTGGACGGCGACCAACATCACCATCGGTCGCAACGACCGGGTGTTGTTCACGCCCGAGGGCGAGATCCAGTTGTCGGGTGAGGCCGACGACAAGGCGACGGCCAACGGTTCGCTCAAGGGACGCACCGCGCCAAACGCGCCCATGCCGGGCGTGCTCGCGGGCGCGCTGATTGGACGCATCGGCAACGGCGCGCCGTTCGCCATCGGCAACCAGAGCGTGCCCCTGCCCATGACCGGCCAGGGACCGCTGTGGCTGGGGATCAACGACGATGCGGTCGGCGACAACACCGGCGCGCTAGTCGTGCGCATCATCGTGACGCGCGGACGGTAAACGCCGGCGGCTGAGGCACCCTAGGCACCTTGGGCACCCTAGGCACCTTAGGCACCTTAGGCACCCTATTTCAGCGTCAGCTTCCCGAACGCCGCGCCCAAGGCGGTGTTCGGGACCGCGCGCGGCTGAACCTTCGGGTTCGATCCTTCGTGTTTGAACCGTTGTGGTTGAACCGGCGTGGTTGAACCGGCGTTGGAACCGCTCTTCATCGTCAACGCAATGCGCTTGCGCTCGATGTCAACCTCGACGACCCGCACCTTGACGATGTCGCCGGCCTTGACGACCTCGCGCGGATCCTTCACGAACCGATCGGCCAGCTGCGAGACGTGAACCAGGCCGTCCTGGTGCACGCCGATATCCACGAACGCGCCGAAGTTGGCGACGTTGGTCACCACGCCCTCGAGCGTCATGCCCGGCACCAGGTCGCGCAGATCCTGCACCCCGTCCTTGAACGCGGCGGTCTTGAACTCGGGCCGCGGATCGCGATTCGGCTTGTCCAGTTCCGCCAGCACGTCCTTGATCGTCGGCACGCCGTATTGCGCGTCAACGAAGTCTTCGGGCTTGAGCGTGCGGATCACCGGCGACTTGCCGATCAGTTCGCCGATCGCCAGGCCGGTTTGCGTGGCAATGCGCTCGACCAGCGGATACGCCTCGGGATGCACGGCGGACGCGTCGAGCGGGTTGTCGCCGTTCATCACCCGCAGGAAGCCCGCCGCCTGCTGATAGGTCCGCTCGCCAATGCGCGGCACCTTCAACAGCTGCTTGCGATTGCGGAACGCGCCGTGGGCGTCGCGGAACGAGACGATGTTCGTCGCGAGCGCGTCGGAGAGGCCCGAGATGCGCGCGAGCAGCGGCACCGAGGCGGTGTTCAAGTCGGCGCCCACCGCGTTGACGCAGTCCTCGACCACGGCGTTCAGGGTCTTGCCCAGTTGGAACGGGCTGACGTCGTGCTGATACTGGCCGACGCCGATCGCTTTCGGATCGATGCGCACGAGTTCCGCGAGCGGGTCCTGCAGGCGCCGGGCAATCGACACCGCGCCGCGCAGCGACACGTCGAGGTCGGGAAACTCCCTGGCGGCCGCTTCCGAGGCGGAATACACCGAGGCCCCGGCTTCAGACACCATCACCTTGGTCAGCGGCAGGTCGGGCAACGCCTTGATCAGGTCGCCGGCCAGCTTGTCGGTCTCGCGAGAGGCGGTGCCGTTGCCGATCGAGACGAGCTGCACGCCGTGCTTCGTGGCGAGCTGGCCCAGCGTTCTCAGTGAGCCCGCCCAGTCTTTCCGCGGCTCGTGCGGATAGATGGTGGCGGTCTCGACCACCTTGCCGGTGCCATCGACCACCGCGACCTTCACACCCGTGCGAATGCCGGGATCGAGGCCCATGGTGACGCGCTGCCCGGCCGGCGCCGCGAGCAGCAGGTCGTGCAGGTTGCGGCCGAACACCTTGATGGCTTCGAGCTCGGCCTGCTCGCGCAGGCGTTGTTCGGCGTCGAGCTCCAGGTGTCCGAGCAGCTTGACCTTCCACGTCCAGCGGACGGTTTCGGCCAGCCACTTGTCGGCGGGGCGGCCCTGGTTGCTGATGTTGGCGCGGCCGGCAATGCGGCGTTCCGGCTCGGTCGGGCCGTCCACGCCTTCGTCAGGCAGGCCGATCGACAGGCGGAGAAACCCTTCCTTGCGCCCGCGCAGCAGCGCCAGCGTGCGGTGCGAGGGCACCGCCTTCACCTGTTCGGTGGCGGCGAAGTAGTCGGAGTACTTGACGCCTTCGGCTTCCTTGCCGGGCACCACCACCGACTTCCACTCGCCGCGTTCCCACAGCAGCGTGCGCAGCCCGCCGACCAGCTCCGCGTCCTCCGCGAAAGTCTCCATCAGGATCCAGCGCGCACCTTCGAGCGCGGCCGCGGCATCGGCGACGCCCTTGTCGGCATCGACATACGCCACGGCGGCGGTCTCTGGCGACAACGTCGGGTCGTGCCACAGCGCGAGCGCCAGCGGTTCCAGTCCGGCTTCGCGCGCGATCTGCGCCTTGGTGCGCCGCTTCACCTTGTAGGGCAGGTACAGATCTTCGAGCCGGGCCTTGGTGGCGGCGTCGCGGATGGCCGCTGCCAGTTCCGGCGTGAGCTTGCCCTGCTCCGCGATGCTCTTCAGGATCGCCGTGCGGCGATCGTCGAGATCGCGCAGGTAGGTGAGCCGCTCGTCGAGCGCGCGCAACTGGGTGTCGTCGAGGCCGCCGGTGGCCTCCTTGCGATAGCGCGCTATGAACGGCACGGTGGCCTTGTCGTCGAGCAGGGCGATGGCGGCATCCACCTGCGGCACGCGGACGTTCAGTTCTTCGGCAATCAGCTGGGCAATGGACTTCATGTGGGACTGGCGGACAGCAATGTGGCGTCCGGCTTTAGCCGGACAGGATGTGGCGTCCGGCTTTAGCCGGACAATGCGAGCAGGTGACGGAGCCCGAGAGCTCCGTCACCCCGATAGTGTGCGCTGACGCGCTTACTTCGCTGCGGCGGGCGCGGGTGTGGCCGGCAGCGCCTTGCCCTGCAACTCGACGAGACGCTTGGCGAGGATGTTGTTCACGACCGCGTTGTTGCGGATGTCGGTGAGGTACGCGGCCCGCAGCAACTGCTCGCGGCGGCCCTTCAGCCCGTTGGTGATGGCGTCCTTCACGGCCGGCATGCTGGGATCCTTCTGGCCGGCGGTGTCCTTGGCCACGAACAGCACGATCGTGTGGGCGCCGTTGTTGCTGACGACCCGGACCGAGCCGGGTTCGGACTTGAGCACCGCATCGCGCAGGGCCGGGGGCGCCTGCTGCAGGCGCGAGAGCGGGATGAAGCCCAGGTCGCCGCCGCGCGGCGCCGACTGCGGGTCTTCCGAGAAGTCGGCGGCGAGGTCGCCGAACGCGACGCCCGCCTTCAGGCGCTCCATCAGCATCTGGGTCTTGGCCGCCGCCTCTTGCGGCGTCCGCGCATCGTCACCCGACCGATTGCCAATCTCCTGATCGGCGACCGGCGTCACAGCGATCTGGGCGATGTGATACGCGTCTTCGGTGCGGTTGAACTGCGCCTTGTTGGCGTTGAAGAAGTCGGTGACTTCCTGGTCGGTGACCACGATCTTCTTGACCACTTCCTGGTCAACGACCTTCGTCACCAGCATGTCGCGGCGCAGCGCTTCGCGCATGTCGGCGGCGGTCAGGTTGCGCGCGGCCAGGCTCTTCTCGAAGGCTTCAGGGGTGATGTTCTTCTTGCCCTCTTCGAACGCCTGGTCGACTTCGGTGTCGGCGATCTCGACCTTGAGCGCGCGCGCCTTGGCCATCAGCAGGTCCTGGACGATCAGTTCGTTCAGGATGCCCAGCTTGGCGGTCGCCAGTTCCTCTTCCGACAGGACGGCGCCGTCCTGCGCGGTGCGGCGGTACGTCTTCTCGACCTCTTCGCGCTTGATCTCGCGGCCGTCAACGACCGCCCAGGCGTCGGGCGACGCGGGCGGCGTGGCGGGGGTGGATCGGCACGCGCCGGCAAAGCCCGCCAGCGCGAACGTGGCGGCCAGGGCGAGGTGACGGCGGCGCATGAGGGGCGACGTGAGTGTGTTCATCGGAGCCATTGTATCCGGCGAACCGCCTCCTCGGCCATTAGGGAGTGACGGCCCGCCGGATGATGTCGTGAAGTTGCCGCACGCCCTCCGTGAGGGCGGCCGGTCCCGGCTGCAGGATGTAGGTGGATTTCACCTCGTAGATGCGCTCGTTCTTCACGGCCGGGACCTCGGCCCACCCGGGGCGCGCGGCGATTCGGGCGGGGCGCACGGGCTTGCCGCACCACGAGCCGATGATGACGTCGGGGGCCCGCGCGATTACCTGCTCGCTGGTCACGATGCGGTCCCTGGCCAGGCTGGCCCGATCGAGCTCCGGGAAGGTCGGATCGCCGCCGGCAATCTGCACCAGCTCCTCGGTCCAGCGAATGCCGCTGATCAGTGGGTCATACCATTCCTCGAAGAAGACCTTGGGCCGCCACGGTAAAGCGGCGGCCTGCTCCCGTATGTCGTCGAGGCCCTGGCTGAGCCGTGCCGCCAGCGCCTCGGCCTTCTCGGCCACGCCGACGATGCCCCCGAGCACGCGAATCATTTGCAGGATCTCGGCGACGCTGCGCTGGTTGAACGTAAAGACGGGGTAGCCGCGCTTCACCAGGTCGGTGGTGATGTCCGCCTGCAAGTCGGAGAAGGCGAGGATCAGATCCGGCTCGAGCGCCTCGATCTTCTCGTAGCGGGCGTGCAGGAACGACGACACCCTGGGCTTCTGGCGGGCTTCGGGCGGACGCACGGTATAGCCCGAGATGCCGACCACGCGGTCGCCTTCGCCGAGGAGGTACAGCGTCTCGGTGGTTTCTTCCGTGAGGCAGACGATTCTACGCGGGTAACTCGATCGTTCCACTCAGCGCTCCCCTTGGCTCCACAGTTGCATATCCACCAGCATGACGCAGCTGGACAATCCCACCGACACCCTCGCCGCCGAGCGGCGCAACGTCCTGGAGCAGGTCGAAGACTGGCTCGAGACGCCTCTGCTCATCCTCGCCTTCGTCTGGTTGGTGCTCCTGATCAGTGAACTGATCTGGGGCCTTAGCCCGATCCTCGAAGCGACTGGCCTCGTGATCTGGATCGTGTTCATCGTCGACTTCCTGATCAAGTTCGTGCTCGCGCCAGACAAGAGTGATTACCTGCGCAGCAACTGGCTGACGGCGATTGCCCTGGTCGTTCCGGCCCTGCGCATCTTCCGGATGTTCCGTGTTTTTCGCATGCTTCGCCTGGTGCGAACCACGCGCGGGCTGCGCTTGGTACGCGTGGTCACGTCCCTCAACCGCGGCATGCGTGCGCTTGGCGAGAGCCTGGACCGCCGCGGCTTCGGCTACGTCGTCCTGCTGACGGTCCTCGTGACCTTCGGCGGCGCCGCCGGCATGTATGCCTTCGAAAACCACAACCCCGACGGCCGGGGCTTGACCACGTACGGCGCGGCGCTGTGGTGGACCGGCATGATGATGACGACGATGGGGTCGGAGTACTGGCCACAGACGGCCGAAGGCCGCATTCTCTGCCTGCTGATTTCGCTCTACGCCTTCGGGGTATTCGGCTACGTCACCGCGACGCTCGCGACCTTCTTCGTTGGCCGCGACGCGGCCAGCGAACAGGGCGAACTGCCGAGTGCCGAGGCGGTGCGGGAATTGCGCGCGGAGATCGCAGCGCTGCGTCACGCCTTGAGGGGCCCTGCGTAGGCTGCGTCTGGTGGTGTCGAAAGGTCGGCGAACACGAACCCGTCACGATCGACGACGTCGCCGACAGAGACGACGATTGGGTGGTTGAACATTGGCCCGGTGTGCGCGAACGAATGGAACTCGCCGTGCTCGCCGCACGGGTCAACCCCGGCCGGCAGGTCGTCGATTAGTGATTGATCGAAGGTGCGCCCCGCAAACGAGCGATCGAGCTGCTTCGGGTCGACGCATGAGAGCGTCGCGCGCAACCCGCCATCGAGCATGTCTTTCGCGAGTTCGGCGGTCGGCTTGGTCTTCCACAGCGGAAACAGCGGCTCGAGCCCGGAGCCGGCCAGCCGTTCCTCGCGATAGCGCCGCACGTCTTCGAGAAACAGATCGCCGAAGGCCACATGCGTGAAGCCGGCCGAGACGAATCCGTCCACCGCTGTTGTCATGGTCGACTCGTACTGCTCGTTCGAGCACGGCCACGGCAGCGGCACCACGTGCAGGGGCAGGCCCGCAGCGTCTGCCTGTGCCTGCAGCAGCTCGCGCCGAACGGCGTGCATCGCCACCCGGTCGAAGGCTTCGTTGGTCGTGGTGAGCAGGCCGGCGACGGCTCCTGGTTGTTGCTGTTGCAGCGTGTGCAGCATCCACGCCGAGTCCTTGCCGGTGGACCACGACACGAGGATCTTCATGGGTTCTCCAGGCGCACTAAAGTGCCCCTACGGGTGCAATGCCTTCGCCATGCGCTCCACGCTCTCGGCGACACGAGGGCCGGGTACCGTGACGGCGTGGCCGGCAATGAAGTGCACGCGCTGGTTGCGGACGGCCGGCACCGACCGAAGCCGCGCCCACGCCGCCAGCTCGTCACGCATCGGCTGGCCTTCGGGGATATCTTCCGGCCGCAGCTCGATGATCACCTCTGGCGCCCGCGCCAGAATCGTCTCGGTCGACACCTGGACCGACTCGCGGTCGAGGTCGTTGAACACATTATCTCCACCGGCCATGTCGAGCATGTCGTGCAGGAAGCCGCGGCCGCCGCTGACGTACACGTTGCGCAGGGTTTTCGGCTCGCGCGAGAAGACCAGCAGGGTGTTCGGCCGGCGTTTGCCGGCGACGCGGGCGCGGACGGCGGCGAGCCGCGCTTCGATCGCGCGGACCACCTGAGTGGCCTCGGTGGCGTGGCCGGTCCTGGCGCCGAGCTCCGTGATCGTGACCAGGAGATGGGCGAGACCGCCATGCCGGTAGTCGAACGTGGCGATGCCGGCGCGCTTCATTTGCGCCTGCAGGTCCACCTGGCTGCCGTAGGTGATCACCAGGTCGGCCTTGAGCGCGATGATGCGCTCGGTGTCGGGATCGAGCAGCGCGCCGACGCGCGGCAGGGCGGTGACCTCCGGCGGATACTCGTCGTAGCTGGAAACCGCGATCACCTGCGGCCCGGCGCCAATGGCGTAGAGCATCTCGGTCAGCGCCGGGACGAGCGAGATGATGCGCTGCGGGCGCGTTTGAAACGCAACCACGAAGGACACGAAGGTTCCCACGAAGGACACGAAGAAGACCAACCCAAGTAAATTCGTGTGCTTCGTGATTTTCTTCTTCGTGTCCTTCGTGGTCATGACTTTT
This genomic interval from Acidobacteriota bacterium contains the following:
- a CDS encoding M28 family peptidase, whose translation is MVAILEGSDPTLKDEAVTVFAHLDGAVGSREIAGDAIYNSADDNASGSAAMLNIAEQMVAAPRPKRTIVFVWDSGEEQGLWGTRWFVHSPPVPLARVVAHFNIDMIGASRRPGSADEASNLVTERNEVFVIGPQALSRQASVLLDRVNESYLKLKYNRQYDTSDSEFFYPRTDAGPFLERGILTIGFTTGIHNRYHLPADEARALDPVQVHVIARTVLASIWMVGDAAERPGIDQPIPRTVPRFQ
- a CDS encoding TonB-dependent receptor, with translation MSLVRYVTVPFVVLLFVGLAVLTEAAQPSGTIAGTITGPDGARLPGVTVVVAGPPGETLVVSGDHGGYLVTGLPPGTYTVRAQLPGFRDSEVSSIQLTGGRATVDLRLTLAALQEAVKVTGTAPADSLEAARINESGARDVGDALTTVAGIWKIRKAAIANDLVLRGYQGDNVSVLIDGMRLYGACPGHMDRTAFHVDFAEVERVDVAKGPFDLRNQGSLGGAVNIVTKRPDQGFHATPGLTAGSYGYFNPSVTASAGNKRIAVLGGYSFRSSDAYTDGNGESMLAVTNYRPGAYDEKAFSIDTGWARVDVAPADGQAGQLSYTAQRADLILYPYLKMDAIYDNADRVNAGYDFTTGVGRLAGIRAQGYFSQVKHFMTDQFRTSAPVSAARPYSMGTLARTETIGGKVEATWTNGFAGVEVYTRFWGTEGAAMMSQYQPTYALPDVTTDAVGVYLEHAILPSAAWRLDLGARYDHASSAADTAKANTDLYYAYHDTRALDATDAAPSAKARLTWQPSTDLTLSGGIGLTARVPDAQERFYSVASMGADWVGNPGLATTSNVGLDATVSYKRPRVSLNASAYRDDLSDFVAVYSQSRVHMPAMTVPGMGMGMPTVNTKARSFANVDATMTGAEIEGVVSLTERVFVSGDVSGVRGRQDARPEFGIASANLAEIPPMRSRLSLRYDARKPRGGYFLEAEGVYSAAQDHVNADVQESTTPGYFVGNARAGVQMRAAQLTLGIANIFDRAYVEHLSYQRDPYRSGVRVYEPGRNIYALMNVRF
- a CDS encoding Tex family protein; translated protein: MKSIAQLIAEELNVRVPQVDAAIALLDDKATVPFIARYRKEATGGLDDTQLRALDERLTYLRDLDDRRTAILKSIAEQGKLTPELAAAIRDAATKARLEDLYLPYKVKRRTKAQIAREAGLEPLALALWHDPTLSPETAAVAYVDADKGVADAAAALEGARWILMETFAEDAELVGGLRTLLWERGEWKSVVVPGKEAEGVKYSDYFAATEQVKAVPSHRTLALLRGRKEGFLRLSIGLPDEGVDGPTEPERRIAGRANISNQGRPADKWLAETVRWTWKVKLLGHLELDAEQRLREQAELEAIKVFGRNLHDLLLAAPAGQRVTMGLDPGIRTGVKVAVVDGTGKVVETATIYPHEPRKDWAGSLRTLGQLATKHGVQLVSIGNGTASRETDKLAGDLIKALPDLPLTKVMVSEAGASVYSASEAAAREFPDLDVSLRGAVSIARRLQDPLAELVRIDPKAIGVGQYQHDVSPFQLGKTLNAVVEDCVNAVGADLNTASVPLLARISGLSDALATNIVSFRDAHGAFRNRKQLLKVPRIGERTYQQAAGFLRVMNGDNPLDASAVHPEAYPLVERIATQTGLAIGELIGKSPVIRTLKPEDFVDAQYGVPTIKDVLAELDKPNRDPRPEFKTAAFKDGVQDLRDLVPGMTLEGVVTNVANFGAFVDIGVHQDGLVHVSQLADRFVKDPREVVKAGDIVKVRVVEVDIERKRIALTMKSGSNAGSTTPVQPQRFKHEGSNPKVQPRAVPNTALGAAFGKLTLK
- a CDS encoding SurA N-terminal domain-containing protein, translated to MNTLTSPLMRRRHLALAATFALAGFAGACRSTPATPPASPDAWAVVDGREIKREEVEKTYRRTAQDGAVLSEEELATAKLGILNELIVQDLLMAKARALKVEIADTEVDQAFEEGKKNITPEAFEKSLAARNLTAADMREALRRDMLVTKVVDQEVVKKIVVTDQEVTDFFNANKAQFNRTEDAYHIAQIAVTPVADQEIGNRSGDDARTPQEAAAKTQMLMERLKAGVAFGDLAADFSEDPQSAPRGGDLGFIPLSRLQQAPPALRDAVLKSEPGSVRVVSNNGAHTIVLFVAKDTAGQKDPSMPAVKDAITNGLKGRREQLLRAAYLTDIRNNAVVNNILAKRLVELQGKALPATPAPAAAK
- a CDS encoding cobalamin-binding protein — encoded protein: MERSSYPRRIVCLTEETTETLYLLGEGDRVVGISGYTVRPPEARQKPRVSSFLHARYEKIEALEPDLILAFSDLQADITTDLVKRGYPVFTFNQRSVAEILQMIRVLGGIVGVAEKAEALAARLSQGLDDIREQAAALPWRPKVFFEEWYDPLISGIRWTEELVQIAGGDPTFPELDRASLARDRIVTSEQVIARAPDVIIGSWCGKPVRPARIAARPGWAEVPAVKNERIYEVKSTYILQPGPAALTEGVRQLHDIIRRAVTP
- a CDS encoding ion transporter, with amino-acid sequence MTQLDNPTDTLAAERRNVLEQVEDWLETPLLILAFVWLVLLISELIWGLSPILEATGLVIWIVFIVDFLIKFVLAPDKSDYLRSNWLTAIALVVPALRIFRMFRVFRMLRLVRTTRGLRLVRVVTSLNRGMRALGESLDRRGFGYVVLLTVLVTFGGAAGMYAFENHNPDGRGLTTYGAALWWTGMMMTTMGSEYWPQTAEGRILCLLISLYAFGVFGYVTATLATFFVGRDAASEQGELPSAEAVRELRAEIAALRHALRGPA
- a CDS encoding ATP-binding protein — encoded protein: MKILVSWSTGKDSAWMLHTLQQQQPGAVAGLLTTTNEAFDRVAMHAVRRELLQAQADAAGLPLHVVPLPWPCSNEQYESTMTTAVDGFVSAGFTHVAFGDLFLEDVRRYREERLAGSGLEPLFPLWKTKPTAELAKDMLDGGLRATLSCVDPKQLDRSFAGRTFDQSLIDDLPAGVDPCGEHGEFHSFAHTGPMFNHPIVVSVGDVVDRDGFVFADLSTPPDAAYAGPLKA